gaggtgagagcTGCCAGCAGCCCGGgatgggaggaagagatgctggaccagatGTGCTGACAGGGAAGTGAGAGAGGGAGGGCGGTTAatcattaatcatgattaattttttaaattgcaaTTAATGTATTAATCGTGGCTAACATGCAGCCCTTGAAATATATTAATATCCAAAcagatcttttccagagaaggggaaatggtaaaactagagaacatgaactgaggttctggagtggtagacttaggagtaatgtcaggaaatttcaggatgagggtggttgatgcctggaaagcctcccgagggaggtggtagagacagaagcgatgatggaattcaaaaaggcctgggatgaacacagaagatctctatttagaaaatggatggtataaaaaacaaaacttaaatggccacATGTGTGTTTTGTGAAAtggcacttagatggtgactccggctGTGACGAACcaaggccagtgttgggcagacttgtatggtctgtgtctcgtaTATggtaatccagtttaggatgggctggagagggcttcgacaTAAGAAcagtgcagggtggacttctacggtctgtggcctAGAAATGTCAAagaaagacaatgatcaagtactttatatttatttatttatttattataattgtatcccgcactttcccactaaaagtaggctcaatgcggcttacatagtaataggtaacacagaattttgttatgtaaagtaggaaattaagtataataggatggataggtaggtagagacaggtgatagagagaggaaggtaaggtgggatagagtctgggtcaatgtcgttttctcttcagtatatgtaaggtagatgggttcaagagattaatctgggtcttttgggtaggcttgtttgaatagatgggtttttagtgctttttgaaatggtaggtggtcatggattgctcggataggtctagggagagcgttccatagacggctgcccaggaaggagaaattggatccataataagttttgtacttgagacctttacagctggggtagtgcaggttgaggtacttttgTGAGGAtgcagacatgtttcttgctggaaggtcgaccagatttatcatatagtttggagattctccatgtattatcttgtggattaaagtctgggctttgaaattgatacattctttgattgggagccagtgcagtcttgcacggagaggagttgcactctcaaaacgtgatctgccaaagatgagtcttgttgctgtattttgggcggtctgaagtttttttaggctataggctttgcagcctaagaaaatactgttgcaatAATCAGCACGGGTAAGTACCGCGGATTGCACGAAATTCTGGAATGTTGGtttaatcataaattgataatgaatgtgaccgttgggtagactggatggaccattcaggtctttatctgacgtcatgtactatgttaaagaaaaaaaatgatggtTTACCATGCGTTTAGTTATTTGTTATACTGTGTTATGTTGGAACATTTTGCCTGGTTTgcttataaaatataaataaagcagTGGGGAAGTGTCTTCTCAGGTGAGTTGCTTCTGTAGCGGTAAACCCATCACCGCATTACTTTTGCTCAGCTCTAGCATGCTTTTCCCGCAGATTCACCTACTGCTATCTTGGGATTCTTGCATGTCTGCTCTTTTTCACCACAAAAGGTGAATGCTTGTAAATCCATCAGTTTTTGTCCCATAGACATTGTGCAGGGTTTCACACTGTTGTTACAGTATATTACCtttggaggagtgagttagactGCTATCAATTAGCAATTTGGAGGGGTTGCGGCATGGAACTCTGATATCAGAACAGACATCTTAAAACATTTAGGAAGAAAACCAATCAATACCCCCAAAATAGGCTAAATGAAAACTAGCCAAATAAACACAACCCCTGTCCtcctgtcaaataaaaaaaaaaaagttgaatttttgttttcttttttttgtttggggggggggggcggggggaggtcaGGGGTTAAGGAAAAAAAACTCCCTGACTGTCAAGAAGTATGTCACTCGTTGTTATACTGCATCTGTTTCTAAGGTTGGTTATCAGCATTAAGTAATGACGCATTTGTTGCTTTCCATGTCCCCTCGCTGGCTCCTGATTGTGTGATGCTTTTGGTCTCTGGGCTGTTCCTTTAGgtgttgtattttatttatagctCGGTTCTACGGCAATCGGCATTCAAACTTCAGAAGGAGTATGTTTGGCAGTGGAGAAGAGGATCACCTCCCCGCTCATGGAGCCCAGTAGCATTGAGAAGATCGTAGAAATAGATTCTCACATAGGTAAGGGTCAGCCTCGCTTACCTTCTCTGCCCTTGGCTCACAGATGGAGGAAGTCTGGGTTGTTGCTGGAACACTGCAGTCCTGTTTGATCTCAGATTGAATGTATGTTCCCAAATTTAGATCTGGAGCTTTGGAAATGTGGAGGCTTGATAACCAGCCAGCTGCTATTTTGTCTGAAGCCCTCCTGCAGAAGGACATGGCAGGAAGGTGGGAAAGCACAGGTCACTGCTGGAGGTGGATGCCTTGGAAGTGGTGTGAATTGGAGCTGGCCAGTTGACCTTCAGTCAATGCATCCATTGTCTTCCTCACACCCTCACGTTTTTGCTGGATGTCTCTGTGCAGTAAACATCATTGCAATCTCTTCTTAAATGGTCACGCCTGCAAAAATGTAAATGTGGATTTTCTGGCTTGgtaattattttatttctttttcacttATCCCTGAGGTTTGCTGGGAACTATGGAAAATTGAAATAATGGATTATATGTATTTGACGTTTCCATTTAACAATAAAACAGTGTCGAGCTAAAAACAAACAATCTTAGTGTAAGAGCCACATTTGGTTCATCGGTTTGATTTAGAGAATGAATGATTTATTTTCTATATTAACATTGTGAGCTTTCACTGTTACCTTTCTGAGTCTCCCTTTGTCCTCCTTTTATTCTTTTCACATACAAACATAGGTTGTATGCCTACTGTACTTGCcataagctaaatccaaaatccctcgtCTTCCTCTTTCACGCTGTTATTTGGCAGAGCGGCCCCAGAGCTGTGCAAAATTGATAGATGGAACCACAGTGCCCTCTTTCTCATGCTTGGCTTAAGGCAGTAATAAGAGGGGGGCTGATCTGGGATTACCTTTAAGTTTGTGATGTGAATCCACTGCTtgcttctagaataagcagcataaaatctgttttactgtgacctggattggccactattgaaaacaagatactgggcttattGGAACTTCAATCTGTCCtagtacggcaacacttatgttctcatGAATGTAGCATTACTGATGCTTTTTTGTTCCAGGTTGTGCCATGAGTGGATTAATTGCTGATGCAAAAACCTTAATCGACAAAGCAAGAGTTGAAACACAGGTAGAGATTCTTCATCTTTCAAGTTCAGCTAATGTTGGCAGTACGCAGTTGCCTCCACATGGGAATACTTGAATAGGGTAACACTGTTACAGAGATGGTTTGCATGGTAGGAGAACGCTTGTTCTCAGCAGATAAGCAGAAGAAATACAGGAATACTGAATGGTGAAGTCCTCCAGATGATCCTGAGTGGGAAACGTCTTTTTGGCCTGCCTGAATGTGCTCAGGTACCCCTACTCGCTGCCTCCTTCTGATAAGAAGCAGTTCTTCTCTCTGCagggaaaataaattttaaattcTCACCGATGCTTCTTCAAAATGTCAGGAAACAACAAAGAGCATCAAAACCAGGTGAATCTTAGCATCCAAAGCAGTGACCCCTGGGACCCAGCACCGGTACCAACAAGGACTACAGGCTGCCCAAAATCTTAACTCTTGCTATCGAGACAGAGCCCCAGAACCATCAGCAGAACTGGGCTCTGGACTGCAAGGCCAACCCCCCCGGTGAGAAAGAACAATAACTAGCACACTTCCCTCTGAGGTAATGAGTTAACAGTAAGTTTTATTTCACCATTGCTAGTTTCTGTTGGGTCTTGTGGGATAGAGCAATCAGCCTCTATCTGCTGTGGCAAAATCTCTCACATGCAGCGCTTCCCCTCACACTACCCAGCCCCCGGCAGAATGGGGGACAAACATTGTGGTGCAGACTTCCTGAAAATGTGGCCAGTCAAAGTAAAAAGCATAAAAAGACATATAGACTGAGCATAGCAGTCAGCCATCtgatccccgcccccccccccccccccccccccccacacacacacattacaaCTAGCACCAGTTTCACCTAGTAGCCAGGAAGTCGCTCACAGTTTGTTATTGGTTCAAAAATGTGTCCCTCAAAAGAATACTGTGATAAACAGAACATTTTGCCAAATCTCCCCTCatattccccacccccctcccgtaCTGCTGCTGGGACTCCTTGCCGCAAGACGAGCTGAGCAGTCACGATTTGGATGATGTTTACTCTTTCTATATCCCCATGTATAATTGTGCCTATGAGAATGTGGGAAAAGTCCCTCAAATCCAGAGGAACATCCGGAAGGTCGTTCATATTCTTTAATTTCTCTCAAACATATCAAAGGTGCTGCAGCTTggcccttttttgttgttgttgtttgtaactTTAACAGGACAGGTTAAACACAGAAAAATATAAAGCACATGTGGCACAGAAATGGATATATCATCTTAAAAAAACAACATAAGATATTGCCACTAACTGAATTCCATaacccccccactcccccatccataaaagattaaaaaaaacaacccaaacaaAATGAAGGGATAACCCGTTTTCCCGGAACCTCCAGTACCCTCCCCATATTTGATCACTCTCCTTCCAGAAGGTATGAGACGCTCTGCTATCTGGGAGGACCTGCACACCAAAGACAGGGATGTCTTCCAGTAGTTAGCTATGGTAAAGCCAGCAGCATGAATAAGGTGGCCTGTCAGGTCTCTGTCCTGAAGTTCCACGTCTCACGATATCCCATCAGCTAATAGGCACAGATGAAAGATTTCCTTATCATTCTAATCTCTGCATGTAGTGGGCAAGTTGGGAAAAGCACCTTGGTCTCCACACTCTCGCCAGCACGAatccggggtacaaatgtaaaaaaaaaaaaaaaaccatcaaagGCCAAAAAAATCTGGCACAAGTGGCCCAGATTTGCACAATGGCGTGCTGTGCACCAGTGACCCCTTCACCTGCTCTCTTCTGCAAGTGTTGACGTGTCTCCTTTTACCTTTCTAACTCAGGCCTTAACTGTAGCCTCACTGACATAGTTTTATTTGCAATTTCTGTGTACCATGGTCCAATCAAAAATTGCTTTCCGTGCTTCCACTTGTCTCATGATTTATGAGAGGCTTAAAAGCTCCACTTTGACCATGGGCCTTAACTGTGGTGTTTGCTGGTCTAGTGGATGCATTGTTTGAACCCTTAGCAGAAACATCTTTCAAATTCTTAGTGGAATTACCTCAGCCAGAAGAATTAACCAAGCATGACTTCACTGTGCCCCTTATACTCCGTTCTTTCCCCATAAAGTGATCCTATGTACGCATCTGAAATTCCTTCCCCAGAAGAAAAACAGCTCTCAATTGTAGAACAGCGCTACTTTACTACCTCCATATGACAAGACTTATATAAGGCTTCACAGCACTTTGTTACCTACAATCCAGATGACAAAATGTACTCAATCCACTTGGGTCTCTGTGTAACCTTCTGTTACCAAAAAGCTGCTATACCAATATTCTaagctaatggttagcacagtgagctgagaaccactTGTGCTCGTGACCCTGTTCAATTCActtttaagcccccccccccccccccccattgctccaggtacaaactgcttagattgtgagtccactagggacagagaaagtacctgtgtataatatgtaaaccactttggtgatACCACAAATGCATTACCCATTACATCAACTTACCTATTACCCATCTCATCACCTTAGAGCTACAGAACAAAAAGTCATAAATCTCCGCATGACCACTGTAGTGGATATCTGTAAGGCTCCAACTTGGATTTCGATCCACATGTTTACCAAACAGTACTGTATGGACAAACGGATAACAGTTTTTGGACATGTAGTGCTTTGCAACCTCTTCACCTAAGACCAAAATGACTCTTCAGTTGTCCATGTCTTTTTCCCAGGTCCCCTAGGGCTATGAGGTAATTCTCAGCTTTGAAATCACCATTCAGTGTGCCTGACCCCTGCTTGTCTGCAGAGAAGATGGAGTTTCTTACCTGTAAAGGAGATTTTATGTAGACAGCAGGGGAATGCAGCTAAACTTTCCCACCCCCACTAAATCAAACAAAaacgagaaagaaagaaagggtggTCTTGCTATGATAAGGactgattgggggtggggggggggggtggagaatccTCTCTAGTGTGGGAATACTCTACATGCTGAGAGAGGCCAAAAAAGGCTTGCCTGAACTGGGGAAGAGCTGTTCACACAGGTTGGACAGTGTCGCTATTCATTGTGGCTGCAGAGAACCCCCGTTTCTGTGTCTTCTGAAAGCGAATGTGTGTTGATACTTTTCCAGAATCACTGGTTCACATATAATGAGACGATGACGGTGGAGAGCGTGACTCAAGCTGTCTCTAACTTGGCCCTGCAGTTTGGGGAGGAGGATGCTGATCCTGGAGCCATGGTGAGTATCTGTCAATTTGGAGAACAGACTAGGAGTTTCACTTGGGAGATAAAGAGAAGGTGGAGTCAAGGAAAAGGATTTTGGGAGGGCTGCTTGAGGAGAAAGATGAGATTTGGAGTTGCAGCACTTTTTCTGTCTTTATGTGGATTTATTTAtcatctttttgaagaaattcatcaaggtggtgtatagcaaGTATAAGTTGAACATAGACAATAGgtaattgcagcagtaaaaatattcaaacagtacgTAGTATGGCATagaatgctacttacaatgtcaataaaagaggaataaaacattttaatagcataggcTTTAAGCAGAGGTGGACCGTGTAGACAGATAAGGTATAGTAATGGGAGCTAGAAAGTAAAGGAACgaattttaaagaaagttgtgtTTGAATTAGACACCTGCACTGAAACGGGgttagcaggaggaggagcctaatagctagtgcagcaggctttgatcctggtgacctgggttcgattcccactgcagctccttgagaccttgggcaagtcacttaattctccattgccccaggaagaaaaacttagattgtgagctctctagggacaaagtacctgcatataacgtgtacagcgctgcatgtgtctaatagcactatagaaataattagtagtagtagaatcccgTGGTTACCGCAGGGATCTCCCTCCAGGTCTGCGaggatggacccaggtcctgtGGTGTTCCCACAGAAGTGTAGGTGAGCCTTctggttccccccctccccctgaacaTACCTCAATacaccctggtggtttagtggccttttcagtgcaggaaagatccccatgcTTTCCTGACCACTTCTGCTAATCCGCTCACTTCCGCTGCTTCAGAATAGTTGCTGAGACTTCAGGCggtggcctcgtgagacttccgtGAAGATCATAGTTTTACATTTAGTCCTGTATtttattggtagccaatgaagtttttgtagaaacggtgtgatgtggtcacgtcacttacaaccttctatcagtattgctgcagcattctgaccCAATTGGAACTGGTGCAGGAGGTTGTCTCTTAGTTCTGCTTTCTTTTGCTTTTCTTACAGAGTCGACCTTTTGGTGTAGCATTGCTGTTTGGAGGAACAGATGAGAAAGGGCCCCAGCTGTAAgtaatttcttctttctcttggTTTCATTTAACTTTTTGGTATGTTTTCAGTGGGCAGGTTGGAACATAAGCTGGATCTCCTTGTGAGTAAAAGCAAAAACTTTAAAAGGAAGGGAAGCATCTAGGGCTCATGTGAAAAACTGTGATGTTCAGCCAGGGCCAGTCATTGGAAGGACTGTTTTGAAACTAGTAATGTAAAGTCTAGAGTCAGGCTTGGAGGTTTACTGGAACCCCAGGTGACAGCCTGTCTCAGCCACCTTCCTGGTGGCCCTGGATCTTCTTGCTGCGTGGCCATGCTTCATTCCTGTAATCTTATCCTGAAAGGGGATAACTAACTCTGTTTGGTATTTAACAGCTTCCACATGGACCCTTCAGGCACCTTCGTGCAGTGTGATGCCCGAGCTATTGGTTCTGCCTCTGAGGGGGCTCAGAGCTCGTTGCAAGAAGTTTATCACAAGGtaagggcagactcaagaaaaatgtcaggaagtattttttcacggagagagtggtggatgcttggaatggtctctcgcgggaggtggtgaagaggaaaacggtaacgtgggataaacataaaggaatcctgttccgagggaatggatcctcagaagcttagctgagattaggtggcagagccggtggtg
The sequence above is a segment of the Microcaecilia unicolor chromosome 12, aMicUni1.1, whole genome shotgun sequence genome. Coding sequences within it:
- the PSMA5 gene encoding proteasome subunit alpha type-5 produces the protein MFLTRSEYDRGVNTFSPEGRLFQVEYAIEAIKLGSTAIGIQTSEGVCLAVEKRITSPLMEPSSIEKIVEIDSHIGCAMSGLIADAKTLIDKARVETQNHWFTYNETMTVESVTQAVSNLALQFGEEDADPGAMSRPFGVALLFGGTDEKGPQLFHMDPSGTFVQCDARAIGSASEGAQSSLQEVYHKSMTLKEAIKSSLTILKQVMEEKLNATNIELATVEPGKLFHMFSKEELEEVIKDI